A part of Maylandia zebra isolate NMK-2024a unplaced genomic scaffold, Mzebra_GT3a scaffold32, whole genome shotgun sequence genomic DNA contains:
- the LOC106674818 gene encoding uncharacterized protein LOC106674818 isoform X2 encodes MERNVVYCLLCKKPQQSIRTHLSRVCLKDCTPQECEEEASRAIASQKLFSNEGRVWNFSELQEYCKDEESCIKLCTRLQTRGFIITNSPQAFSTVVPTARSDKKEILAVAKKDIEYFHTRLSGGDCIPTYAMTTFRQYCEAILILQHGLTGNAVQELCVEDWMARKAVADGVELSGNLKITSQEEQLLDCYFRNIRPVSLQNQIAGSDDRGKFFLGECGVPLSNPSLDVKRLKARMKILLPTSACTCADGFGQGEMAHQQAHCQCHLAGLGCSAAQYTRQPVPHDT; translated from the exons ATGGAGAGAAACGTTGTCTACTGCCTGCTTTGTAAAAAGCCGCAACAGTCCATTCGCACACACCTGAGCAGAGTGTGCCTGAAAGACTGCACACCACAGGAATGTGAGGAAGAAGCTTCCAGAGCCATTGCTTCACAGAAGCTGTTTTCTAATGAAGGTAGAGTCTGGAACTTCTCAGAGCTCCAGGAGTACTGCAAGGATGAAGAATCTTGCATTAAACTCTGCACTCGCCTTCAAACACGTGGATTTATCATCACGAACAGTCCCCAAGCGTTTTCGACAGTCGTGCCAACAGCGAG GTCTGATAAGAAGGAAATTCTTGCTGTGGCCAAGAAGGATATTGAATATTTCCACACAAGACTTTCTGGCGGTGATTGCATCCCCACATATGCAATGACTACCTTCAGACAGTACTGTGAGGCCATCCTGATTTTACAACATGGACTGACAGGAAATGCTGTTCAAGAACTTTGT GTAGAGGACTGGATGGCGCGGAAAGCAGTAGCTGATGGTGTTGAGCTGAGTGGTAACTTGAAGATAACCAGCCAGGAAGAACAA ttGTTGGACTGCTATTTTAGGAACATCCGTCCAGTGTCCTTGCAAAATCAAATTGCTGGCAGCGATGACAGGGGCAAGTTCTTCCTAGGAGAATGTGGGGTCCCACTGTCCAACCCATCATTAGATGTAAAACGCCTGAAAGCGAG AATGAAAATACTTTTACCCACCTCAGCCTGCACGTGTGCAGATGGCTTTGGACAAGGAGAAATGGCACACCAACAAGCCCACTGTCAATGCCATCTTGCAGGCCTGGGTTGCTCCGCAGCCCAGTATACAAGACAACCAGTCCCTCATGACACTTAA
- the LOC106674818 gene encoding uncharacterized protein LOC106674818 isoform X1, translating into MERNVVYCLLCKKPQQSIRTHLSRVCLKDCTPQECEEEASRAIASQKLFSNEGRVWNFSELQEYCKDEESCIKLCTRLQTRGFIITNSPQAFSTVVPTARSDKKEILAVAKKDIEYFHTRLSGGDCIPTYAMTTFRQYCEAILILQHGLTGNAVQELCVEDWMARKAVADGVELSGNLKITSQEEQLLDCYFRNIRPVSLQNQIAGSDDRGKFFLGECGVPLSNPSLDVKRLKARYLSTEPGDAMAESASSSVEASSVALLCLFCMYFRMKILLPTSACTCADGFGQGEMAHQQAHCQCHLAGLGCSAAQYTRQPVPHDT; encoded by the exons ATGGAGAGAAACGTTGTCTACTGCCTGCTTTGTAAAAAGCCGCAACAGTCCATTCGCACACACCTGAGCAGAGTGTGCCTGAAAGACTGCACACCACAGGAATGTGAGGAAGAAGCTTCCAGAGCCATTGCTTCACAGAAGCTGTTTTCTAATGAAGGTAGAGTCTGGAACTTCTCAGAGCTCCAGGAGTACTGCAAGGATGAAGAATCTTGCATTAAACTCTGCACTCGCCTTCAAACACGTGGATTTATCATCACGAACAGTCCCCAAGCGTTTTCGACAGTCGTGCCAACAGCGAG GTCTGATAAGAAGGAAATTCTTGCTGTGGCCAAGAAGGATATTGAATATTTCCACACAAGACTTTCTGGCGGTGATTGCATCCCCACATATGCAATGACTACCTTCAGACAGTACTGTGAGGCCATCCTGATTTTACAACATGGACTGACAGGAAATGCTGTTCAAGAACTTTGT GTAGAGGACTGGATGGCGCGGAAAGCAGTAGCTGATGGTGTTGAGCTGAGTGGTAACTTGAAGATAACCAGCCAGGAAGAACAA ttGTTGGACTGCTATTTTAGGAACATCCGTCCAGTGTCCTTGCAAAATCAAATTGCTGGCAGCGATGACAGGGGCAAGTTCTTCCTAGGAGAATGTGGGGTCCCACTGTCCAACCCATCATTAGATGTAAAACGCCTGAAAGCGAG ATACCTGAGCACTGAACCTGGGGATGCTATGGCTGAGTCAGCATCAAGCTCAGTAGAAGCCTCTTCTGTTgcattgctttgtttgttttgtatgtatttCAGAATGAAAATACTTTTACCCACCTCAGCCTGCACGTGTGCAGATGGCTTTGGACAAGGAGAAATGGCACACCAACAAGCCCACTGTCAATGCCATCTTGCAGGCCTGGGTTGCTCCGCAGCCCAGTATACAAGACAACCAGTCCCTCATGACACTTAA